The Aspergillus flavus chromosome 2, complete sequence region TGACAGCCAAAGCGTAACTAAACGGTATTATACCTGCAAGACGAATAAAAGGGAAATCGATGCTGACTTCTATCCATCCGCATAGCCTCCAATCTGAACTGATGCAGCTTATGCTCTCGCCTTCTCCCGGTATCTCCGCATTTCCTGATGCTGATGGCAACCTCACTTCCTGGACTGCCACCATCAGCGGCCCCAACGAGACTCCTTATGAGGGCTTGACATTCAAGCTCTCGTTCGCCTTCCCTAACAATTACCCTTACTCTCCACCAACCGTCCTCTTCAAAACCCCCATTTACCACCCCAACGTGGACTTCTCTGGACGTATCTGTCTGGATATCTTGAAAGACAAGTGGAGTGCTGTGTACAATGTGCAAAGTGTTCTCCTGAGCTTGCAAAGCTTGCTCGGTGAACCAAACAAGTGAGACACTCCTACTCTTGTATGCGGCATGCATTTTTACTGACGATTGAATAGTGCCAGCCCCCTCAACGCCCAGGCAGCCGAGCTGTGGGACACGAACCAGGAAGAATACAAGCGTCATGTCCTTGCGAGACACCGCGAcgttgaggatattgagTAATCTGTAATGACTTTTGTCGGCTGCTGCCGTGATGTGGCGTTAAGGACAGACCGTGTTTCTTTTGGATGCATTGCATAGGGTCTGTGCGTCGTCGTTTCTTGGGGTGTCTCACTGGAGACTTTGCCACTCCTGCATTTTGGCTCGGGATACGGTTTGATGCATAAGGGATACAAATGGTTCTGGAGTTTATGCGTTGGGTTCAACTTCTGTTATGGGACTGCGGGTTTAACTCAAGTATAAGAGTGCTCGCGCCCGTGGAATAAAtatgttcctttctttcttctgcaaAGTAATAACTGTTAACTATTTTTCCATAATGATTTCTTACCTCAAGTGTCTTGCGTACTAAAATGCTATGGATATTCGGCAGCTTAGCTGATGTAATCTTGTCACACCTAGCCTGCCGTGATCATTTATATCCCAAGTCAGCTAGGACGGTCATATCCATTCCAATCGATTTGAGGGTACTAGTTGGGTTCTTTGGCGTCCTCGTGACAGGTAGGTTAATTCTCATGAGGTGTTTTCATGGATCTCAGTGCCATGAGCTGCCCAGGCAATCTGTGTCCACGGACAACCCCCTGACAACCAGTAGAAGGACAGCCGCATGGATTTCTCACAGAGATGTCTAAAGTCTGACTATGAAAGACGAAGGGGTTTCTGCTACCAGAGATAAGGATAAGGTTACTGAAACAGCGAGAGAGAAGACAGGACACACCGACGCAAAGCGTGGATCAAGTTCGCTTATTGGAATACATTACAGCAATCGTACTGTAGCATGGTGTGCAGTTACCTGTAGACAGAGCAGTCACAAGGAAATCATGTGTGAATAATCAGAGAATGTCTGGGAATTAAGGAATTAACAAAATTGGCTGCAGTCAGAGGATCAAAATAATCATATAGTATTTACTGCTCGCAGAGCAATGAGCCGAAGACTCCCATTAGTCATTGCATCAAAAAAGAGTTGAGATCGTGAGCTCCTGGACTCATGTGGATACAAGTATATACATACTTCGGCTTCGAaacggacaaagaaaatcgcGAACATCGAAGAAAAACTGCAAAAAGAACACCCGCAATTAAATAGTACAGTTCAAATGGCACGATACATGTTCAAATCCAATGTCCCCGCATTGTTGTTAGGATTATGAGATGTATTGCTTTTCATTTGTGATTAGGAGACCCGCAATGGCCGCACTTGTCAGAGTACTGATGGCACCCGTGAGCATGGCACTGACGGCAACACGAGAAACATCACCAGCTCGGCTGGGGGCTAACTGGGCCAGCACACCGATTTGATTTCCGAGAGAACCGATGTTGGCGAAACCACACAGGGCATAAGTGGCGATCAGTCGGGAGCGGGGAGACAGGCTTTGGAACTCTTCTTTGTTCTGCAGGTAGTCGTACGCGATGAATTCATTCTGTTTGGAGTCTGTTAGCATGTCTGTTGTTCTCTTGAGTCAAAGCCAATGGGACTTACCATAACAAGCTTGGTTCCGATGAGTTTAGCGACCTTCAGGAGATCACCGTCGCGGGAGACACCAAGAAGGAAGGCAATCGGGTAGCAGATGTAGCCAACAATGAGTTCAATGGTCAAGTCCGGTTCGTAGATGTTCAGGTAGTGACCCCACCAGGTCAGCAGGCCGTTAACGAGACCTACGAGGGAGATAATACACAAAAGCGTAGTGGCAATCATGCCTGCAATCTTAATACCCATCCAAGCTCCGTTGGAGAATGCGTGGAGGGCGTTAGCTGCTTTGTGGCTATCGTCTTCGGGGACGACAATACGGCCAGCTGTCAgggtttcctcttcttcgggcCAACGCAGCTTAGATGCTGCCAGGGATGCCGGAATACTCATCACACATGAGGACACCAGCGCTTGGGGGTTCAAACCCATTCCAATGTAGGACACCAGGACTGATCCTGCAATAGTAGCGAATCCGGAGCACATGATTTGGTGGATTTCCGCCATCGTAAGATAGGGAACGAAAGGCTTGATGAGCATCGCTGACTCGCCTTGTCCGATAAAGGGAGATGCAGCTGCTACTACAGCCTCAGCTCCCGAGATACGCATAgcccagaaaaagaatacGGCAAACTTGCCAATTGCCCACTGGAGAACGCCAGTGTAGTAGAGCAACTGCACGATAGACACGAAAAAGATGATAGCCGGGACAACACTAACGAGGAACCAGCTGCTGTGTTTATTGGCCCATCCAGTTTCCACCAAGAAGTCCACACCTTGCTTGGAGAATTCCAAGAGTTCTCTGGCCAACGTGGAAATGAAGTTAAAGATATCATACCCAGCCTTGGTTCTTAGGACGAAGAGTGCAACGATAAATTGCACAAGCATTCCCACGATGACGGTATGCCAAATAATCTTCTTCCGATTTCTTGAGGTAAGCCACAAagcaaagaggaaaacaaCTAGTCCAAAGAGACTGACGGCCCGGTTTGCGCGGGTATTGTCTGCAGACTCCGGTGAGGCGAATGAGCCGACGATAATCACTGCAATCGTCAGGAGCGCGCCGCTGGGGATTCTCAGTTTTTCTGGAATCAGGCTGACGAATCGTGAAGCGGTCTGGTTCCATACCCAGTAGACCGGTCTCGTCACAATCGAAATAGGAACATAGAGAAAGATGAGGCGCAAAGTAATCGCGAGGTAGATCAAGAATGGGATCAACCAGCCCAGATCATAccggtggaggatgagacCGGCAATCCACCAGCTATAAGTGACATAATGAGCTTTTAAAAGATCACAGCTACCTCACTGGCAGGTGTCCCCGACAGCTCGAAGAAGGCACAACTCACCCGGTGAACAAAAGCCAGATGACGGCGTAGACAACATGCTTCAACCACGGGCGATAGCGGCGCCACGACCGAGAAGGGACGTTTTCACCTGCCTCCTCGTCTTTctcgtccttcttctggCCACAACTATTGAGAGAGTCC contains the following coding sequences:
- a CDS encoding ubiquitin-conjugating enzyme E2-20 kDa (ubiquitin conjugating enzyme, putative), whose product is MDYTMEDTQNSAPEALEASKLNSAPQRNDSQSVTKRLQSELMQLMLSPSPGISAFPDADGNLTSWTATISGPNETPYEGLTFKLSFAFPNNYPYSPPTVLFKTPIYHPNVDFSGRICLDILKDKWSAVYNVQSVLLSLQSLLGEPNNASPLNAQAAELWDTNQEEYKRHVLARHRDVEDIE
- a CDS encoding Na+ dependent nucleoside transporter C-terminus-domain-containing protein, yielding MVDEKKPVDNDTMPTMEEATPQHHGAVPNAQRDIEEDITYTKDVHSEKRELPESDSLNSCGQKKDEKDEEAGENVPSRSWRRYRPWLKHVVYAVIWLLFTGWWIAGLILHRYDLGWLIPFLIYLAITLRLIFLYVPISIVTRPVYWVWNQTASRFVSLIPEKLRIPSGALLTIAVIIVGSFASPESADNTRANRAVSLFGLVVFLFALWLTSRNRKKIIWHTVIVGMLVQFIVALFVLRTKAGYDIFNFISTLARELLEFSKQGVDFLVETGWANKHSSWFLVSVVPAIIFFVSIVQLLYYTGVLQWAIGKFAVFFFWAMRISGAEAVVAAASPFIGQGESAMLIKPFVPYLTMAEIHQIMCSGFATIAGSVLVSYIGMGLNPQALVSSCVMSIPASLAASKLRWPEEEETLTAGRIVVPEDDSHKAANALHAFSNGAWMGIKIAGMIATTLLCIISLVGLVNGLLTWWGHYLNIYEPDLTIELIVGYICYPIAFLLGVSRDGDLLKVAKLIGTKLVMNEFIAYDYLQNKEEFQSLSPRSRLIATYALCGFANIGSLGNQIGVLAQLAPSRAGDVSRVAVSAMLTGAISTLTSAAIAGLLITNEKQYIS